A DNA window from Ornithobacterium rhinotracheale DSM 15997 contains the following coding sequences:
- a CDS encoding alpha/beta fold hydrolase, protein MKVFLQLFILAISCFSCMSNLRLERGTYTEKIDGLNIYYTIKGTGPIMLVGHPNSGKIGYELTLKPLEERFTMVYYDPRGTGKSEAPLNLSDYSPENSVKEIELLRKKLNVNKIWLFGHSDQSAIALQYATKYPEHISGMILTGTSYTGTQQESMDRRRESENKRIAESEWFKKVIQDWDYMIENKTSVDEKGNDISSAPLKWWTYNEESFQKVNPIVKEISKVGRRKPINGEFYQETDEERNKYLEVQKSFKDISAKTLIINGKYDTNNPVQYVQKLHNVIPNSTLVTIDKSGHFPWIEASEDTFKEINKWLNELNNK, encoded by the coding sequence ATGAAAGTTTTTTTACAATTATTTATACTTGCAATCAGCTGTTTTTCTTGCATGTCTAATCTTAGACTAGAGAGAGGAACATATACAGAGAAAATAGATGGTTTAAATATTTATTATACGATTAAAGGAACTGGACCGATAATGTTAGTTGGTCACCCTAATTCTGGTAAGATTGGATACGAATTAACTCTAAAGCCATTAGAAGAAAGATTTACAATGGTATATTATGATCCTAGGGGGACGGGGAAGTCTGAAGCTCCTTTAAACCTTAGTGATTACTCTCCTGAAAATTCTGTTAAAGAAATAGAGCTTTTAAGAAAGAAACTTAATGTTAATAAAATTTGGTTGTTTGGGCATTCTGATCAATCAGCTATAGCCCTACAGTATGCTACAAAATATCCTGAACATATTTCTGGAATGATTTTAACTGGGACAAGTTACACAGGAACTCAGCAAGAATCTATGGATAGAAGAAGAGAGTCAGAAAATAAAAGAATTGCTGAATCTGAATGGTTTAAAAAAGTTATTCAAGATTGGGATTATATGATAGAAAATAAAACTAGTGTAGATGAAAAGGGTAACGATATTTCTAGTGCTCCCCTCAAATGGTGGACTTACAATGAAGAGTCTTTTCAAAAAGTGAATCCTATTGTAAAAGAAATTTCAAAAGTTGGAAGAAGAAAACCTATTAATGGGGAGTTTTACCAAGAAACTGATGAGGAAAGAAACAAATATCTAGAAGTCCAAAAGAGTTTTAAAGATATATCGGCAAAAACCTTAATTATAAATGGGAAATACGACACCAATAACCCCGTACAATATGTCCAAAAATTACATAATGTTATACCCAATTCTACATTAGTTACTATTGATAAATCAGGACATTTTCCGTGGATTGAAGCTAGTGAAGATACATTTAAAGAAATTAATAAATGGCTAAATGAGCTTAATAATAAGTAA
- a CDS encoding DUF4476 domain-containing protein: protein MGANDVGRYRFFEVNPGFSTLSIYQDDYLIFQTRLRIERGARMVFDFFTNQGLYLLSKERLYSDEYGFGEWDNIWNNPYNQGGGGVYRENPNFKQFMDKLNQNTFDSNKMQFLQSVVPMNVFTSSEIKQILRTFSFDKDRLKAAKLLFDYCIDKQNFYEVYDVFTFEYSKRELMDYLSKLR, encoded by the coding sequence ATGGGTGCTAACGATGTGGGGCGCTACCGATTTTTTGAGGTGAACCCTGGCTTTTCTACCCTTTCCATTTATCAAGACGATTATTTAATTTTTCAAACAAGATTGCGTATAGAGCGTGGTGCCCGCATGGTGTTTGATTTCTTTACCAATCAAGGTTTGTATTTGCTAAGCAAAGAGCGTTTGTACAGCGATGAATACGGCTTTGGCGAGTGGGACAATATTTGGAACAATCCGTATAATCAAGGTGGAGGGGGCGTTTATCGCGAAAATCCAAATTTCAAACAATTTATGGACAAATTGAATCAAAATACATTTGATAGCAACAAGATGCAGTTTTTGCAATCCGTGGTACCGATGAATGTTTTTACTTCTTCGGAGATTAAGCAAATCCTTAGAACATTTAGTTTTGATAAGGATAGACTAAAAGCCGCCAAATTACTTTTTGATTATTGTATCGACAAGCAGAATTTCTACGAAGTGTACGATGTCTTTACCTTTGAATACTCCAAACGGGAATTGATGGATTATCTTTCCAAACTAAGGTAA